The following coding sequences lie in one Fusarium poae strain DAOMC 252244 chromosome 1, whole genome shotgun sequence genomic window:
- a CDS encoding hypothetical protein (MEROPS:MER0005692~BUSCO:41970at5125), whose protein sequence is MAAMFSQNPLMNGPNYSFSDAPKTNSGEFREHRFNPYTDNGGSTLAIAGADFTIMAGDTRHTSGYSINSRMSPKVFRIGGTTASQEDATLVLSVVGFAADGEALRDHLDTICKIYRYRHGKPMSVNACAKRLSTVLYGKRFFPYYSHAMLGGLDEEGKGAVYSYDPVGSYEREQCRAGGAAGSLIMPFLDNQVNFKNQYIPGSGEGHELKERERRPLTRTEVETVVKDAFDGAVERHIEVGDNLQMLIITADGIEETFLPLKKD, encoded by the exons ATGGCTGCCATGTTTAGCCAGAATCCCTTGATGAACGGGCCAAACTACTCGTTCTCCGATGCTCCTAAGACCAACAGTGGAGAGTTTCGAGAACACCGATTCAACCC ATACACCGACAACGGTGGCTCAACTCTGGCCATCGCTGGCGCCGATTTCACCATCATGGCCGGTGACACTCGCCACACCAGCGGTTACAGTATCAACTCTCGCATGTCCCCAAAGGTATTCCGAATTGGTGGCACAACCGCATCTCAAGAGGACGCCACGTTAGTTCTATCAGTTGTTGGCTTTGCCGCCGACGGCGAAGCCCTCCGCGACCACCTCGACACCATCTGCAAGATCTACCGCTACCGCCACGGCAAGCCCATGTCTGTCAACGCTTGCGCGAAGCGTCTCTCTACAGTTCTTTATGGCAAGCGATTCTTCCCATACTACTCGCATGCGATGCTCGGCGGTCTGGACGAGGAGGGCAAGGGCGCTGTATACTCGTATGATCCCGTAGGAAGTTATGAGAGGGAGCAATGCCGTGCAGGTGGTGCTGCGGGCAGTTTGATCATGCCTTTCCTCGACAACCAGGTCAACTTCAAGAATCAGTACATTCCCGGAAGCGGAGAGGGTCACGAGTTGAAGGAAAGAGAACGACGTCCTTTGACACGAACTGAGGTTGAGACCGTCGTCAAGGACGCCTTTGATGGTGCAGTTGAGCGACACATCGAAGTTGGTGACAACCTCCAAATGCTCATTATCACTGCGGATGGTATCGAGGAGACAttcttgcccttgaagaAGGATTAA